In Chondrinema litorale, the DNA window TGTTGATGCAGTAATTTCTCCTGTGTTAGATGCGGAAGGTAAGCCAATTAAGTTTATTGCAGCGAGGTATGTTATTGAAAATGAGGAGCTTGCAGAGTCCTTATTAAATAAACAGAAGAGTCTGATGCAATAATAGCTTGAAGTAAGGACAAAATCTATTTCTATATCCCATTAATTAATCAATAAAAAAATCCTAACATTTTCAGTCAGGATTTTTTGTTGTACTTACTTTCTATGCGAATCTATTTAAAAGTATCATTTTGTAATTAGATATTTACTCTTTCTAATTGACTTGTACTTCGTCTAGAAAGATAAACTGTCCAGGATTACTTACAATCACTTTTACAAATCGTACTTTTTCAGGTTCAAAATCTAACTTAAAGTTTTTGAAACTTCTACCCGGGTTTTTCTTTGCAGGATTCTCTACAGAAGCAACCTCGTGGTATTCGTTACCATCTACAGATAAAAATGCTTTTGCACCAGATGGGAAATAAATACCAGATCCTTGGCTTTCTAAACTTCTCACATTTATTTCACTAACGTCTGTGGCTTCTCCCAAATCGATGGTGATATCCATGTCATTTCTGAGCCAACCTTGCCATTTACCATCATGGAAATCTAAACTTCCATTTACCCCATCAACCAAAGTATATGGTGTTCCTTTATAAGATTTATGTAAATCAGTATTGTAAGTTACTTGTTTACCAAATGCCTTATGAAAGTTATAAGATTGCTGAAAAATAGCTCCATATACCTTGTTTTCTTTATAAGCGGCTGCTTTTACATCAGCAGTTTTACTTAATACAATTGGAACTGAATATTTTAGTGCATTTTCATCTAATTCTGAGCCATCTAAGGTATAGCGAATGTCGGTATTAGGAATCTCTGTTTTAAGTTCTAATATGATCTGCTTATCATCCATACTTACACTATCCTCAGCCATAACAGCATAAGCACTTTTTGCATAATTAATACCTGCATACTCGTATCGCTCAAACTGAGTTTGTATTCGCTTTGTAAAATCTAACCAATCGCGTTTGTCAGCATTTGTCCATAAAGCTTCAGAAAGAGCGGCAATTCTTGGGTAAATCATGTATTCTGAGTGAGATGATGTTGGAATAAACTCAGACCATAAATTTGCTTGTCCGCCCAAAATATGTTTTTTCTGCTCAGCACTCATACTATCTAAAACGGGGCTAAACTGGTAAACTCTGCTAAGAGGGAGGTAGGCATTAAATGCTTCAGGCTCACTATCTTGCGGACCTTGATAGTAATCAAAATAGCAATAGGATGTTGGAGTCATAATTACATCATGGCCTTGCTCAGAAGCTTCCCAACCACCTTCAAATCCTCTCCAACTCATAACTGTTGCTTCTGGTGCCAAACCACCTTCTAAAATCTCATCCCAACCAATCATTTTTTTACCTTTAGAAACGATATATTTCTCCATTCGCTCCATAAAGTAGCTTTGTAATTCTTCTACACTCTCCAATCCTTCTTCTTTAATTCTCTTTTGGCAATGAGGGCAAGTTTCCCAATTGGTTTTGGTAGCTTCATCTCCACCTGCATGTATATATTGCGATGGAAACAAAGGGATAATTTCCTCAAATACATTTTCTAGAAATTCAAAAGTGCTTTCTTTTCCAGGGCAAAAAATATCTGTAATTGGCCATACACCACCAGATGGTACCATTATAGGTTCACCCTTGCAAGATAGTTCGGGATAAGATGCAATGGCACTCATTACGTGTGCAGGCATTTCAATCTCAGGAATTACTTCAACACCTTTTGTTTGTGCGTAAGCTACAATTTCTTTAATATCTTCTTGCGTATAAAAACCACCAAAAGTCGCTTTCTCACCAAGTTCTGGTTTTCTTCTGGCATTCCAAGCAGCATCTTCCTGATCTACTCTATATGCTCCAATTTCTGTGAGTTTTGGATATTTTTTTATTTCTATTCTCCAACCTTGGTCATCTACCAAATGAAGGTGTAATTTATTCAATTTGTGAAAGGCAAGTCTATCGATGGTTTTTAATACATATTCTTTTTTAAAGAAATGACGAGACACATCTAACATCAAACCTCTCCATTTAAATTGAGGGCCGTCTTGGATCGATACATTTGGAATTACCCAGTTTGCATTATTTACTTTGCTAGTACTGTTTATTTGAAGAGGAAGTAATTGTATAATGCTTTCTAGGCCATATAAAAAACCGTTAAAATCAGATGCCGCTAAAGTGATGTGATCTGACGTTACGTCTAAAGTATAATTTTCAGCAGGCAATTCGCTAGAAGTCTCAAATACTATATAGTTAGTTGCAGGTTTTTCACTAGCTACTCTTAAATCAAATCCGGCAGCTTGTTGGAAAGGTGCTGCGATTACATTTGCAAGTTCTTGGTATACAGTATCGATAATTACTAATTGAGTTTGCTCATCGAACGTAAAACTCCCACTATTCAGTTTAATAGCATTAGGCTGAGGTATAATATTGATGTCACTTTCAGAAAAAGTAGATTCCTTATCAGAAGTGCATGCTCCCAAAAGCAATAAGAAAAGTGAAGTAAAATAGAAGATAGGTTTGATTTTCATGTGCTAAGTATTGTATTAAGTTGATATGAATGTCTATGTATTATAGCGAAGATAATAAATAATCTAGATAATATGTGTCCGCACACATATTATAATGTAATAGTGTTGTTAAACTGCGTTTTTAAAAGTTTTAGCTAGGTTTAATTGTAAATCGTAGACTGATAAAAAGGCTAGAGGTAACTAGCCTTTTTTATCAAATCAAACCATTTAATTCTATTCTTTAACTATTCGAATTATTGCTGACTTATTTATTCCTGATTTTTCTCTTGATGTAATTTCTAAATTAGTAAAATTAACCAACAGCAATATAGGTGCTTTATTTGTATTAGATAAAAATGCAACTAGTGAAGATGTACTCGATATGAAAGGTTGCTATGCCTACGATCGTAAAAAGTATCTGAGTCAAACGTTTTATCTGGGTGAAGGACTAATTGGTCAGGCTTATTTGGAAAAAGACAATATCTGCTTACAAGAAATACCACAAGAGTTTTCGAAAATATCATCAGGGTTGGGGGAGATTCCTCCTAAAAATATATTTATTGTGCCAGTAATGGACGATGAAAAAGTAGAAGGCGTAATAGAGCTGGCATCTTTAGAAATCTACAAACCTCACCAAAAAGAACTGATAGAAAAAGTAGCTGAAAGATTAGCTTCTGTCCTTAAAAACAATAAGCAAAGCATAATAACAAAGAGCTTATTACAAGAATCTCAGAAGATGACGGAAAACATGAGAGCTAGCGAAGAAGAACTGAGACAAAACCTAGAAGAGTTAGAAGCTACACAAGAAGAACTTAACCGAATAGGTAGAGAAAGTACCTCACAAATGGAAACTGCAAATAGCAGACTAGCAGACTAGCAGTATTGATGGATGTATTCTTAAAAGATTACGATGGCATAGCTATTCTTAACAATAGCAATGAGGTAATTTACGGTAATGGGTACCTAGATAAAATGCATGATAACAAGGAGCAACAAATCGAAATAAATATGCTAATAACCAAATACAAAGATGGCTTTATTTGGGAAAAAGGAGATAGAAAAATTTCTATTCAAGAAAAAGAAGCCAACTTTACCATTTTTGAATCTAACATAGATAATCAAGTGTATTATGTAATTCTATTAAAAAAGCATATTAATGAATACATAGCCTGTTAAGAAATTAGATTATTCGTAAAACAGGGTTTCCATTACATTTTGTAATTGGTTATCCTGTTTTTTTTAATATTTGTAATAAAGATTTTTTCTGACAAATATTAATTATATCGGGGTTGCAAGACATTGAATAGAGGTTTCTACTTTACACTAAGATCGCCCAATCGTAAAGTATTTATTAATTGTTATTTTCTTAGTAAAATCCTAAAACTATAATGTAAGAATTGGAGTTATTGAACATATAATTTATTAAAAATAGAATTTAATAAAGTTTTATTTTTTTATTGTTTCAATAAATTCCAAGATTAAAAATGGAGGAAAACACCTGGTTAAGTTACTACAAAGTGATATTAGAGAAAGTAAGTTTTGATAACTTTTTATTAAAAAAGGAATATAACAAAGCTAAGAAAACTTTACTACCACTTCAATTAGAAATTCTAGAAGAATGGATGATAAACAAAGGATATATTCTTATATAAATATGAATTAAAAAACATAATATAAAACTCATCAGATTAGTTTGGTGAGTTTTTATTTTTTTAAGCGACTAGTACAAATTACAGCGCACATCAATAAAAATTAAAAATTACTTAATGATAAGTTGCAATGCTATTTGAAAATCTTTTGCTTACTTTAAATTTTACTTTTAGAGTATAAAAAAGTGATTTTGAAGAGCTATAAAGAAATAACAGATACAGAGTTGATTTTTCGTTTTTCCAGTAACGATCAGCAAGCCTTTAATGAAATTTTTAACCGCTACTGGAAGCTGCTCTATAAATATACTTTCAATATTTTAAATGACAATGCCCTCACCGAAGACTGTTTACAAGAAGTTTTTACAAATGTTTGGGTTAGACGTAATGAGCTTGAAATTAATAATTTAAAGAACTATCTATTCTCATCTGTTAGGTTTAGAGCTATTTCAAGAATAAGACAAGCTAAATTCACTTCCTTTAATGAAGAAATAATAGATTCTTTGGTTGTAGATGAAGAAATTCTTTACGAAGTGGAAGAGCTGGAAGAAACCATTAAAGCTGCTGCTGACCAATTGACAGACCGATGTAAAGAAATCTTTTTAAGAAGTCGATTCCAACACCAAAGCAACAAAGAAATCGCTGAATCTTTGAACATCTCTATCCGAACGGTAGAAAATCAATTATCTATTGCCCTCAAACATATTAGAAACGTGCTACAAAATTCTGGTAGCTTGGCTATTCTATTGCTTTTCTATTTATAATCTACTTTTCCGACTCATCACTTTCTCAATCAAATTATCAATTCAATATTACCTCTGTGTTATCAAAAACTCTACTTTATGAATTAATCATTATCAATGCATTTGTATCAAAAAATTTGTGTGAGTTAGTTCATTTACATGCGTCATGCTAGTGAAAACCAGAAAGTATGACAAAAGAAGAGTTTTTTAAGCTTTCAGATAAATACCAAGAAGGCAAGTGTACAAAAGAAGAAATAAGTGTATTAAATGAGTTTTGCGAGCGTGTGCAAATTCAAGATGCTACTGCCAATTGGAATTTATCTGATGAAGAAAGGATAAAGTTTAGACTGTACAATAGAATTTTAAAGGATATAAATAAAGAGGAGTTTATAAGCGAAAAGCAGACTTTTTATTTTTCACCTTTCAAAATTGCTGCATCGATTACCTTGTTAATTGGCGCTTTGTTTTTCATCTATAAAGCTAATTATAACAATGTGCAGCCGAATAATATTACTAAAGCAACTTCTAGAGGGCAACACTTAAATATTACTTTAACTGATGGTACAACTGTAGAGTTAAATGCTGCAAGTTCGCTTACTTTTCCTGAGAAATTTGAGGGAAACCAGCGAGTGGTTGAGCTAAAAGGGGAAGCTTTTTTTGATGTAAAAAGAGATACTAGCAGACCATTTATAATTAGAACAAGCAATTTAGAAACAACAGTTTTAGGAACCTCTTTCAATATCAATGCCTACAAAAGTAAAGATCAAACTCAGGTGACCGTAGCGACTGGAAAAGTAAAGGTAGCAAGTACAAAAGATCAATCAGTTTATCAAATACTAAAGCCAAATCAAAAAGCTACTTTAAATAAGGTAAATAACTCAATTTCAGTTGCTTCTGTAGACTTAGATAAAGTAATAGCTTGGAAAGAAAATATCCTTTATTTCGATAATACATCGATGCAAGAAGTCGCCAATACTTTAGAAAACTGGTACGATATCGACATCATCATCAAAGATAATTCACTGAATAACTGCTTGATCAGCGGTAAATACAAAAGTGATGAACTAAGCAACATATTAGAGAGTCTCAAATTTATGCAGAACATTTCCTTTGAAAAAACCAGTGAAAAGGAGATTACATTATCTGGTGGAAACTGTAATTAATAATGCCTATGAAAAAAAACTGAAACAAGATTTAAGCATCTAAAACATTGAATTAAAATTTCTTCGAGTAAGAAATTTTAGCTACAAAAAAGCCCAATCCTGTTGTAGCAGGTCTGGGCAGAAAAAAACCTCTTTCAAAAGATTTTATAATGATGACAAAATTACAAAAACAATTGATAAATCTATCAAAACAGATATGCTATGTCTTTATTCTTCAGTTGGTTGCTATCCAGTTAATGGTAGCGGCACCATCTGTGAGCCAAAGCATAGAGAAAGTAAAAGTGAATGTAGACACCAAAAATGCAGGTCTTATCGATGTTTTTTCGGTAGTTGAAAAGCAGACCGATTTTGTATTTATCTACAATCAAGAAGTAAGAGAAAATAGATCGAAATTCAACTTCCAATTAAAAGAAATTTCAGTAGCAGACTTACTCAGAAAAATAGCTGAGTCTACCGCCCTGAGATTTAAGCAAATCAATTCGAACATTACTGTAACCAAAAAGGAAGCAGATAGCACTGAGGCAGAAAATACAGACAGTGTTATTATCGGTAAAGTAACTGATGAGAGCACAGGTGAGGCACTTGTAGGTGTAAACGTTTTGGTGAAAGGAACAACCAAAGGAAGTATTACGGATGTAAATGGCAATTTTAGATTAGAAGCTAGCGAAGATGCCACTTTAGTTTTTTCTTTTATCGGTTATGAAACGCAGGAAGTTTCTATAGGTACTCGTACTGAGTTTAATGTCGCTTTAAAAGCAAGCTCAGATGAACTTTCTGAAGTAGTAATTGTGGGTTATGGTATTCAAGAAAAGTCTGATGTAACAGGTGTGGTAAACTCTGTTGACAGCGAAGATATTTCTGAAATTCCGACAACGAACCCTTTACAAGCTTTAAAAGGTAAAGTTTCTGGCTTAGATATTTATAATAGTGGTAATGAGCCGGGTTCTTCAGTTTCTATTAATATTAGAGGTCAGCGTTCAATTGGAGCAGATAACTCACCACTTATCATTTTAGATGGTATTCCAATTATCGGTGGATTGAATGACATTAGCCCGAATGATATTGAGTCTATCGAGATTTTGAAAGATGCCTCAGCAACAGCTATTTATGGTTCTAGAGCTTCAAATGGTGTAATTCTAATTACTACCAAAAGAGGTCACGATGGTAAAACGGTTATTTCTTACGATGGCTACTATGGCGTAACCAATGTGATTAAGAAATTAGACTTAATGGATGGTTCTCAATTTGCTCAACTAAGAAGAGAAGCAGAGCGAACAGCTTCTGGCGCTTATCCAGATGACGAAGATATTTTTGATAACATCGCCTTAAATTCTTTAGCAACAGGTGATTATACAGATTGGCAAGATTTCACTTTTGAAGCGGGTCACAAACAAAATCACCAACTTTCTTTAAATGGTGGAAGTGATAAATTGCAGTTTGCAGCTTCTGGTAATTACTTCGATGAGCAAGGTATTGTTAGCTCTTCTAAATACGAAAGAACTTCTGCCAGACTTAACCTCGATTATCAAGTAAATGATAAGTTAAAATTTGGAGCATCTTCATTTGCGAGTTATTCTAAGCAAGATTACACAGCAGCAGATTTGTTTGATAATGTGTTGAGATTAAGTCCGCTCGGAAAACCTTATGATGAAGATGGGAATATATTATTCCGCCCAACTTCAGACGAAGGACAAAGAGTAAACCCGCTTTCAGATATTGCCAATTCTGTTGATGAAAGATTTACAACGAGAGTTTTTGCTAGCTTCTTCGGTGAATACAAACTAGCGAAAGATTTAACTTATCGCTTAAATGTTGGACCAGATGCTAAGTTTTATAAAAGAGGTTATTTCTATGGAAGTGAAACCACACAGTCTCAAGGAGGTACTTCTTTGGCAGGAACCAGCGATTCAGATGTGAAATCGATCACCGTTGAAAACATGTTGACGTACAACAAAGAAGTTGGCAAACATTCATTTGGAACTACATTGGTTCAAAGTTATCAGGGACAAGTTACCAGAACTTCTTCTATCAATGTAAATGACTTACCATACGATTCTCAAGGATATAATAATTTAGGCTCTGCAGGTGAAGTGTTAAATGTAAATTCAAACTATCAGAAATGGGAGTTGCTTTCTTACACAGCCAGAATCAACTATAAGTTTAACGATAGATATTTATTCACCTTTACTGCGCGTGCAGATGGTTCATCGAGATTTGCAGAAGGTGAAAAATGGGGCTTTTTCCCATCGGCAGCAGTTGCTTGGAGATTATCAGACGAGCCATTCTTAGCTGATGTAGACATGCTAAGCAATTTAAAACTAAGAGCTAGTTACGGTGAAACTGGTAATACTGCGATCTCTCCTTATCAAACATTTAGTACATTAGAAGAGAGCTCTTATGTGTTTGGCTCAACTGGCGCAGCAGGTTTCCAACCGGGAACAATCTCTAACCCGAATCTTAAATGGGAAACCACAAAACAGTTAAATGCAGGTATCGAGTTTGCTTTTTGGGATACTAGAGTAAGCGGTTCAGTGGATTATTACATGGCAAAAACAGACGATTTACTTTTATCTCGCAGCTTACCTTCTAGCTCAGGTTTTACAGATGTTTTTGAGAATATCGGAGCAACAGAAAACAAAGGGGTGGATATTCAACTTTCATTCAAAAACATCACTTCTTCGAACAATGGTTTCCAATGGCAAACCGATCTTACATTCTCTAAAAACAATAATAAAATTACCGAGCTCTTTGGTGATGGAACAGATGATATTGGTAACGGTTGGTTTATTGGGCATTCAATCAACACTTATTTCGATTACCAGAAAGTGGGGATTTGGCAAACAGAAGAGACTGACGTAGCAGATTCTTACGGTTATGCTCCGGGTGATATTAAGTTGAAAGACGTAAACGAAGATGGACAAATCAACGCAGATGATCGCGTAATCTTAGGTTCTTCAACACCTTCGTGGATTGGAGGTATGACCAACCGTTTCTCTTACAAAGGTGTAGCGCTTTCAATCGTTTTCCATGTTCGCCAAAACTATTTGATTCAGTCTCAATGGTATAATAACAATAACCGATTGGCAGGTAGATACAACAACTTGGATGTAGATTACTGGACTCCAGAAAACCCAACCAACGATAATCCAAGACCAGATGTAAATCAAGAAAGTGTAAACAATGGCTCTACTTTGATGTACAGAGACGCAAGTTTTGTGAGAGT includes these proteins:
- a CDS encoding glycoside hydrolase family 20 protein, with the protein product MKIKPIFYFTSLFLLLLGACTSDKESTFSESDINIIPQPNAIKLNSGSFTFDEQTQLVIIDTVYQELANVIAAPFQQAAGFDLRVASEKPATNYIVFETSSELPAENYTLDVTSDHITLAASDFNGFLYGLESIIQLLPLQINSTSKVNNANWVIPNVSIQDGPQFKWRGLMLDVSRHFFKKEYVLKTIDRLAFHKLNKLHLHLVDDQGWRIEIKKYPKLTEIGAYRVDQEDAAWNARRKPELGEKATFGGFYTQEDIKEIVAYAQTKGVEVIPEIEMPAHVMSAIASYPELSCKGEPIMVPSGGVWPITDIFCPGKESTFEFLENVFEEIIPLFPSQYIHAGGDEATKTNWETCPHCQKRIKEEGLESVEELQSYFMERMEKYIVSKGKKMIGWDEILEGGLAPEATVMSWRGFEGGWEASEQGHDVIMTPTSYCYFDYYQGPQDSEPEAFNAYLPLSRVYQFSPVLDSMSAEQKKHILGGQANLWSEFIPTSSHSEYMIYPRIAALSEALWTNADKRDWLDFTKRIQTQFERYEYAGINYAKSAYAVMAEDSVSMDDKQIILELKTEIPNTDIRYTLDGSELDENALKYSVPIVLSKTADVKAAAYKENKVYGAIFQQSYNFHKAFGKQVTYNTDLHKSYKGTPYTLVDGVNGSLDFHDGKWQGWLRNDMDITIDLGEATDVSEINVRSLESQGSGIYFPSGAKAFLSVDGNEYHEVASVENPAKKNPGRSFKNFKLDFEPEKVRFVKVIVSNPGQFIFLDEVQVN
- a CDS encoding SusC/RagA family TonB-linked outer membrane protein, which produces MMTKLQKQLINLSKQICYVFILQLVAIQLMVAAPSVSQSIEKVKVNVDTKNAGLIDVFSVVEKQTDFVFIYNQEVRENRSKFNFQLKEISVADLLRKIAESTALRFKQINSNITVTKKEADSTEAENTDSVIIGKVTDESTGEALVGVNVLVKGTTKGSITDVNGNFRLEASEDATLVFSFIGYETQEVSIGTRTEFNVALKASSDELSEVVIVGYGIQEKSDVTGVVNSVDSEDISEIPTTNPLQALKGKVSGLDIYNSGNEPGSSVSINIRGQRSIGADNSPLIILDGIPIIGGLNDISPNDIESIEILKDASATAIYGSRASNGVILITTKRGHDGKTVISYDGYYGVTNVIKKLDLMDGSQFAQLRREAERTASGAYPDDEDIFDNIALNSLATGDYTDWQDFTFEAGHKQNHQLSLNGGSDKLQFAASGNYFDEQGIVSSSKYERTSARLNLDYQVNDKLKFGASSFASYSKQDYTAADLFDNVLRLSPLGKPYDEDGNILFRPTSDEGQRVNPLSDIANSVDERFTTRVFASFFGEYKLAKDLTYRLNVGPDAKFYKRGYFYGSETTQSQGGTSLAGTSDSDVKSITVENMLTYNKEVGKHSFGTTLVQSYQGQVTRTSSINVNDLPYDSQGYNNLGSAGEVLNVNSNYQKWELLSYTARINYKFNDRYLFTFTARADGSSRFAEGEKWGFFPSAAVAWRLSDEPFLADVDMLSNLKLRASYGETGNTAISPYQTFSTLEESSYVFGSTGAAGFQPGTISNPNLKWETTKQLNAGIEFAFWDTRVSGSVDYYMAKTDDLLLSRSLPSSSGFTDVFENIGATENKGVDIQLSFKNITSSNNGFQWQTDLTFSKNNNKITELFGDGTDDIGNGWFIGHSINTYFDYQKVGIWQTEETDVADSYGYAPGDIKLKDVNEDGQINADDRVILGSSTPSWIGGMTNRFSYKGVALSIVFHVRQNYLIQSQWYNNNNRLAGRYNNLDVDYWTPENPTNDNPRPDVNQESVNNGSTLMYRDASFVRVRNIALSYNFPEHFINQIGLNTFRVTLTAENPLTFTSYKGFDPEFESNGERALYPSTKMYSVGIKTSF
- a CDS encoding RNA polymerase sigma factor, which encodes MKSYKEITDTELIFRFSSNDQQAFNEIFNRYWKLLYKYTFNILNDNALTEDCLQEVFTNVWVRRNELEINNLKNYLFSSVRFRAISRIRQAKFTSFNEEIIDSLVVDEEILYEVEELEETIKAAADQLTDRCKEIFLRSRFQHQSNKEIAESLNISIRTVENQLSIALKHIRNVLQNSGSLAILLLFYL
- a CDS encoding FecR family protein, with protein sequence MTKEEFFKLSDKYQEGKCTKEEISVLNEFCERVQIQDATANWNLSDEERIKFRLYNRILKDINKEEFISEKQTFYFSPFKIAASITLLIGALFFIYKANYNNVQPNNITKATSRGQHLNITLTDGTTVELNAASSLTFPEKFEGNQRVVELKGEAFFDVKRDTSRPFIIRTSNLETTVLGTSFNINAYKSKDQTQVTVATGKVKVASTKDQSVYQILKPNQKATLNKVNNSISVASVDLDKVIAWKENILYFDNTSMQEVANTLENWYDIDIIIKDNSLNNCLISGKYKSDELSNILESLKFMQNISFEKTSEKEITLSGGNCN
- a CDS encoding GAF domain-containing protein, which gives rise to MSKLVKLTNSNIGALFVLDKNATSEDVLDMKGCYAYDRKKYLSQTFYLGEGLIGQAYLEKDNICLQEIPQEFSKISSGLGEIPPKNIFIVPVMDDEKVEGVIELASLEIYKPHQKELIEKVAERLASVLKNNKQSIITKSLLQESQKMTENMRASEEELRQNLEELEATQEELNRIGRESTSQMETANSRLAD